GGCTTTATTCCGAACTTCAAATAAGGAACCAGGAACTTCAGAAACTAACAAAATCCCTTGAGGAAAAAGTAGCTCAGCGAACCCGCGATCTCGAAATTAGAAACAGGGCTTTAATTGTATCTCAAAATATCCTCAGTTTACTTCCGGTGGGCGTATTAGGTATAGATTCTGATGGCTTGGTGGTTTATATGAATAAGGCGCTGAAAGATATTGTGTCTGTAAACGGATTATGTATCGGAAGTTTCGCAAGCGACATATTTGACGAGAAAGTTGTTGCGCTAATGGAAAAGGTTATTCAAGAACAAAAGCCAATTAAGGATACCTGGAATGGCGATAGTAATTTGCGTATGATTTGGATACCTTTACCGAAACAGGGAGGCGTCATCGGGCTTTTTGGTTATTTGGATGTTGAAAAAGCAGTAAATCATCATGCTGAC
The DNA window shown above is from Candidatus Zixiibacteriota bacterium and carries:
- a CDS encoding response regulator; amino-acid sequence: MLKHTLLLVDDEPNVLKSLKRLLIDTDYKIFTADSGEKGLEVFDKKQIHVVISDYRMPEMNGVEFLSKVKEKSPETIRIILSGYADAVAIVDAINEGEIYKFITKPWNDHEFLTTIMRTFEQYDLQHENDRLYSELQIRNQELQKLTKSLEEKVAQRTRDLEIRNRALIVSQNILSLLPVGVLGIDSDGLVVYMNKALKDIVSVNGLCIGSFASDIFDEKVVALMEKVIQEQKPIKDTWNGDSNLRMIWIPLPKQGGVIGLFGYLDVEKAVNHHADNKEEARSINA